From Topomyia yanbarensis strain Yona2022 chromosome 1, ASM3024719v1, whole genome shotgun sequence, one genomic window encodes:
- the LOC131694093 gene encoding uncharacterized protein LOC131694093 isoform X2 → MQIVILTDSVLQRLWQFRNGRSQAPTDLKIFPRIFLPSHSWAQKVTDASLVLFDETALMEIGINAKGPRMLILSIIEELKHNEQPHRSDGDAENRNISAPDENLRSILINDIKFRHIVYNKLDKMILPNDAELWWMIRILCASFERLIYDKKGYPTCDEQCRLAKTIIRTFPVLKKSRVNDNAPSESAFFWWHSGNEKGPHSGYIYHRVRNMIKALPKELKKYRRMPECAVADSVSNSILEKATQLSTIMASVENYTEIKQGMDECFPLHQLLLKERKGTKAIIQTLPHITSFKGRMIHDAFYRLNPVVAKDIDFTPILSQGLLLVPNSFREVEDVYLRGLLRIFSSLSRKGINESGNKVWDSIEQLYAAPIIQWTQNLSEYLALAGEVPHLICEAEMFKMGTYSIAMDGVIVMTDSSFRNIVDIFFKAFSVFGTQVPTRLQMLDDLLCILVYKTKIRAHE, encoded by the exons CACAGAAGGTGACTGACGCGTCCCTTGTTCTTTTCGACGAAACAGCATTGATGGAAATCGGAATAAACGCAAAAGGACCTCGCATGCTTATACTTTCGATTATCGAGGAACTAAAACATAATGAACAACCGCACCGAAGTGATGGTGATGCTGAAAACAGGAATATTAGTGCTCCAGACGAG AACCTGCGAAGTATACTAATCAATGATATAAAATTTCGTCACATCGTGTACAACAAATTGGATAAAATGATATTACCAAATGACGCAGAGCTCTGGTGGATGATTCGTATTCTATGCGCATCTTTTGAACGATTGATCTACGATAAAAAAGG ATACCCAACTTGCGATGAACAATGCCGGCTTGCTAAAACTATTATACGTACCTTTCCGGTACTGAAGAAGTCACGAGTCAACGATAATGCACCATCGGAG TCGGCTTTCTTCTGGTGGCATAGTGGCAACGAGAAAGGACCTCATTCGGGATATATCTACCACCGAGTCCGCAACATGATCAAGGCATTGCCTAAAGAGCTAAAAAAGTATCGGCGTATGCCTGAATGCGCAGTGGCAGATTCGGTTTCAAATTCAATTCTGGAAAAGGCAACTCAACTTTCAACAATCATGGCTTCCGTGGAAAACTACACAGAGATCAAACAGGGTATGGACGAATGCTTCCCTTTGCACCAATTACTTCTTAAAGAAAGAAAAGGTACCAAAGCGATCATCCAAACACTTCCACACATAACATCGTTCAAAGGGAGGATG atcCATGATGCGTTCTACCGATTGAATCCTGTTGTTGCAAAGGATATAGATTTCACACCCATTCTATCCCAAGGGTTGCTTCTAGTTCCGAATAGCTTCAGGGAAGTTGAAGATG TTTATTTAAGAGGATTACTAAGAATTTTCTCAAGCTTGTCCAGAAAAGGAATAAACGAATCTGGCAATAAAGTCTGGGATTCCATAGAGCAACTCTATGCTGCACCTATAATCCAGTGGACACAG aacTTAAGTGAATATTTGGCACTGGCAGGGGAAGTACCGCACTTGATTTGTGAAGCCGAAATGTTTAAAATGGGTACATACAGTATCGCTATGGATGGCGTTATCGTCATGACGGACTCTTCATTCAGGAATATTGTTGATATATTCTTCAAAGCGTTCTCCGTCTTTGGGACACAGGTTCCAACACGTCTTCAGATGCTGGACGATTTATTATGTATACTTGTATACAAAACTAAAATCAGAGCTCACGAATAA
- the LOC131694093 gene encoding uncharacterized protein LOC131694093 isoform X4, producing the protein MEIGINAKGPRMLILSIIEELKHNEQPHRSDGDAENRNISAPDENLRSILINDIKFRHIVYNKLDKMILPNDAELWWMIRILCASFERLIYDKKGYPTCDEQCRLAKTIIRTFPVLKKSRVNDNAPSESAFFWWHSGNEKGPHSGYIYHRVRNMIKALPKELKKYRRMPECAVADSVSNSILEKATQLSTIMASVENYTEIKQGMDECFPLHQLLLKERKGTKAIIQTLPHITSFKGRMIHDAFYRLNPVVAKDIDFTPILSQGLLLVPNSFREVEDVYLRGLLRIFSSLSRKGINESGNKVWDSIEQLYAAPIIQWTQNLSEYLALAGEVPHLICEAEMFKMGTYSIAMDGVIVMTDSSFRNIVDIFFKAFSVFGTQVPTRLQMLDDLLCILVYKTKIRAHE; encoded by the exons ATGGAAATCGGAATAAACGCAAAAGGACCTCGCATGCTTATACTTTCGATTATCGAGGAACTAAAACATAATGAACAACCGCACCGAAGTGATGGTGATGCTGAAAACAGGAATATTAGTGCTCCAGACGAG AACCTGCGAAGTATACTAATCAATGATATAAAATTTCGTCACATCGTGTACAACAAATTGGATAAAATGATATTACCAAATGACGCAGAGCTCTGGTGGATGATTCGTATTCTATGCGCATCTTTTGAACGATTGATCTACGATAAAAAAGG ATACCCAACTTGCGATGAACAATGCCGGCTTGCTAAAACTATTATACGTACCTTTCCGGTACTGAAGAAGTCACGAGTCAACGATAATGCACCATCGGAG TCGGCTTTCTTCTGGTGGCATAGTGGCAACGAGAAAGGACCTCATTCGGGATATATCTACCACCGAGTCCGCAACATGATCAAGGCATTGCCTAAAGAGCTAAAAAAGTATCGGCGTATGCCTGAATGCGCAGTGGCAGATTCGGTTTCAAATTCAATTCTGGAAAAGGCAACTCAACTTTCAACAATCATGGCTTCCGTGGAAAACTACACAGAGATCAAACAGGGTATGGACGAATGCTTCCCTTTGCACCAATTACTTCTTAAAGAAAGAAAAGGTACCAAAGCGATCATCCAAACACTTCCACACATAACATCGTTCAAAGGGAGGATG atcCATGATGCGTTCTACCGATTGAATCCTGTTGTTGCAAAGGATATAGATTTCACACCCATTCTATCCCAAGGGTTGCTTCTAGTTCCGAATAGCTTCAGGGAAGTTGAAGATG TTTATTTAAGAGGATTACTAAGAATTTTCTCAAGCTTGTCCAGAAAAGGAATAAACGAATCTGGCAATAAAGTCTGGGATTCCATAGAGCAACTCTATGCTGCACCTATAATCCAGTGGACACAG aacTTAAGTGAATATTTGGCACTGGCAGGGGAAGTACCGCACTTGATTTGTGAAGCCGAAATGTTTAAAATGGGTACATACAGTATCGCTATGGATGGCGTTATCGTCATGACGGACTCTTCATTCAGGAATATTGTTGATATATTCTTCAAAGCGTTCTCCGTCTTTGGGACACAGGTTCCAACACGTCTTCAGATGCTGGACGATTTATTATGTATACTTGTATACAAAACTAAAATCAGAGCTCACGAATAA
- the LOC131694093 gene encoding uncharacterized protein LOC131694093 isoform X1, translated as MDKIKEVVDGESYQALVGKSNGNALSSCELIEIYETVVRCPVRGCSAVVPGEPSSFRSHISTAHGIKTSVRNSAPIACGICNITFAYYKNFWSHIKQKHIDSIEGIEPSSSVSVECPISDPSMDMEVEYDESHESAGSITNPHFYDEPICLNELKAQMADTVTSLRANLSLPESRIESFLETSIKLLNNYQCYVLAELRRFLQQMSIPEDNRNVVDFINSLELSDPFSDVKTLPDNISYLSFKANGAVPFPQEIVLGHRTVTQIVPRSCNSVAKKSVRKVVKDVLHYIPIHEMLELIMRDEAARCSVLSEIPRSDGVLCGFKDGLIFKSDEYFQKYPFALRIILHLDEVEYINPLASRKGKKKLTNVSFKLQNFDPIVNSSLSRVYLSLAVQSNVLKKYGYKRVFSKMLEDLRSLESDAGIRIRLKDNSLYTLHAVVVNVAGDTAALHELIEIMGPQSKLFCRVCYISRDYFRNGSFGNVFPHRTSESIQSDLFAVREHRKMPKECGVISDCCLHVLRFFHYGKIRSMDPMHDLCEGVNMMVIKMIFYDVVVVQKLISCEEINEMIDDFEYGSTERENKPSANFTLIGLKSKGHAISQSASQCWLLLRALPFIFGHIISHNNNYTRIISVLLKIKYFSFSMTLTQLQVNELEEDIHTFYILFKVCFPTVNPTNKIHHLCHYADIFRMNGTMTNCFIIEGKFKESKGQSKTCNNFKNLTYSITKRANLKQINSIISHSYCLNVHVAKTTASVSKQYLKYSKLIEDLPETILIVNHLTINGTMFQKGTVVKYEINHSKHFGVFECSIKLPDRFICIIQKLQILDFDVNANSLKVLQLDEMVRIDSSALFTKKTYNFWKYYPYNGSSYISFKYVDDYTGLTSLNT; from the coding sequence ATGGATAAAATCAAGGAAGTAGTTGATGGAGAATCATATCAGGCTCTAGTCGGTAAGTCAAATGGAAATGCATTGTCAAGTTGTGAATTAATTGAAATATACGAAACAGTCGTTCGATGCCCTGTGCGTGGTTGTTCCGCGGTGGTGCCGGGGGAGCCAAGCTCCTTCAGGTCGCATATTTCAACAGCGCATGGAATAAAGACGAGTGTGAGAAATTCTGCTCCGATTGCATGCGGAATATGTAATATTACATTTGCATATTATAAAAATTTTTGGAGTCACATTAAGCAAAAAcatattgattcgattgaaggcaTTGAACCATCATCATCGGTGTCTGTTGAATGCCCAATATCCGATCCGAGTATGGATATGGAAGTAGAATATGATGAAAGCCATGAAAGTGCGGGATCCATAACAAATCCCCATTTCTATGATGAACCAATATGTTTAAATGAGTTAAAGGCGCAGATGGCGGACACTGTAACATCGCTGCGAGCTAATTTGTCTCTTCCGGAAAGCAGAATTGAATCGTTCCTCGAAACTAGCATTAAACTTCTTAACAATTATCAGTGCTATGTGTTGGCTGAGCTACGACGATTTCTACAACAGATGTCGATTCCGGAAGATAATAGGAATGTGGTTGATTTCATCAACTCATTGGAGCTATCTGATCCCTTTTCTGATGTTAAAACTCTTCCTGACAATATATCGTATCTGTCCTTTAAAGCAAATGGTGCCGTTCCGTTTCCGCAAGAAATAGTTCTAGGACACCGTACAGTGACTCAGATAGTCCCTCGTTCTTGCAATTCGGTAGCAAAAAAATCCGTTCGCAAGGTGGTGAAAGACGTTTTACATTATATTCCGATACATGAAATGCTCGAACTTATTATGCGAGACGAAGCTGCGCGCTGTAGTGTTCTGTCAGAGATCCCCAGAAGTGATGGGGTTTTGTGTGGATTCAAAGACGGATTAATCTTTAAAAGCGATGAGTACTTTCAGAAATATCCGTTTGCTCTTCGTATTATTCTTCATCTGGATGAGGTAGAATATATTAACCCTCTTGCTTCGCGAAAAGGCAAAAAGAAACTAACAAATGTTAGCTTTAAACTACAAAATTTCGACCCAATTGTTAACTCTTCACTTAGTCGTGTATATTTGTCTCTTGCGGTACAATCGAACGTTCTTAAAAAGTATGGCTACAAAAGAGTATTCAGCAAAATGCTGGAAGATCTCCGTTCATTAGAATCAGATGCTGGAATTAGGATCAGATTGAAAGACAACTCGCTGTACACATTACATGCTGTTGTGGTAAACGTAGCAGGAGATACAGCAGCGCTTCATGAACTTATCGAGATCATGGGTCCTCAATCAAAACTATTCTGCCGAGTATGTTATATTTCGCGGGATTACTTCAGGAATGGTTCGTTTGGAAATGTTTTCCCACACAGGACATCTGAATCAATTCAATCGGATTTATTCGCTGTGCGTGAACATAGAAAAATGCCCAAGGAATGTGGTGTAATAAGTGACTGTTGTCTACACGTTCTACGTTTCTTTCACTACGGTAAAATAAGATCAATGGACCCGATGCATGATCTCTGTGAAGGGGTTAACATGAtggtgataaaaatgattttttatgacGTGGTTGTTGTACAAAAACTGATTTCTTGCGAAGAAATCAACGAAATGATAGATGATTTTGAATACGGCAGCACAGAAAGGGAAAATAAGCCATCAGCTAATTTTACTCTGATAGGTTTAAAATCAAAAGGACATGCAATCAGCCAATCTGCTTCACAATGTTGGCTCCTGTTACGAGCTCTGCCTTTCATATTTGGTCATATTATATCACACAACAATAATTATACTCGTATCATTAGTGTTCTCTtaaaaataaagtatttttcTTTTTCCATGACACTTACTCAACTCCAGGTTAACGAATTAGAGGAGGATATTCATactttttatatattatttaaaGTTTGTTTCCCAACTGTAAACCCCACAAACAAAATACACCATTTATGTCACTATGCtgatatttttcgtatgaatGGTACCATGACAAATTGCTTCATTATTGAGGGGAAGTTTAAAGAGAGTAAGGGACAGAGCAAAACGTgtaataatttcaaaaatttaacctATAGTATCACCAAGCGAGCTAATCTTAAGCAAATTAATTCCATTATTTCCCACTCCTATTGTCTTAATGTTCACGTGGCGAAAACTACGGCAAGCGTTTCAaaacaatatttgaaatacTCGAAACTGATAGAAGATTTACCGGAAACTATTTTAATTGTGAATCATCTTACTATAAACGGTACCATGTTCCAAAAAGGCACAGTTGTCAAATACGAGATAAACCATTCAAAGCACTTTGGTGTATTTGAATGTTCTATTAAGCTTCCAGATAGATTTATTTGTATCATACAAAAGCTACAAATTTTAGATTTTGATGTTAATGCTAACAGCTTGAAAGTTTTGCAATTAGATGAGATGGTACGAATTGATAGTTCAGCTTTGTTTACTAAAAAAACAtacaatttttggaaatattatcCATATAATGGCTCCAGTTACATTAGTTTCAAATATGTAGATGATTACACAGGATTGACTtctttaaatacttaa
- the LOC131694093 gene encoding uncharacterized protein LOC131694093 isoform X3 translates to MMLMCFISLTAQKVTDASLVLFDETALMEIGINAKGPRMLILSIIEELKHNEQPHRSDGDAENRNISAPDENLRSILINDIKFRHIVYNKLDKMILPNDAELWWMIRILCASFERLIYDKKGYPTCDEQCRLAKTIIRTFPVLKKSRVNDNAPSESAFFWWHSGNEKGPHSGYIYHRVRNMIKALPKELKKYRRMPECAVADSVSNSILEKATQLSTIMASVENYTEIKQGMDECFPLHQLLLKERKGTKAIIQTLPHITSFKGRMIHDAFYRLNPVVAKDIDFTPILSQGLLLVPNSFREVEDVYLRGLLRIFSSLSRKGINESGNKVWDSIEQLYAAPIIQWTQNLSEYLALAGEVPHLICEAEMFKMGTYSIAMDGVIVMTDSSFRNIVDIFFKAFSVFGTQVPTRLQMLDDLLCILVYKTKIRAHE, encoded by the exons ATGATGTTAATGTGCTTTATTTCACTTACAGCACAGAAGGTGACTGACGCGTCCCTTGTTCTTTTCGACGAAACAGCATTGATGGAAATCGGAATAAACGCAAAAGGACCTCGCATGCTTATACTTTCGATTATCGAGGAACTAAAACATAATGAACAACCGCACCGAAGTGATGGTGATGCTGAAAACAGGAATATTAGTGCTCCAGACGAG AACCTGCGAAGTATACTAATCAATGATATAAAATTTCGTCACATCGTGTACAACAAATTGGATAAAATGATATTACCAAATGACGCAGAGCTCTGGTGGATGATTCGTATTCTATGCGCATCTTTTGAACGATTGATCTACGATAAAAAAGG ATACCCAACTTGCGATGAACAATGCCGGCTTGCTAAAACTATTATACGTACCTTTCCGGTACTGAAGAAGTCACGAGTCAACGATAATGCACCATCGGAG TCGGCTTTCTTCTGGTGGCATAGTGGCAACGAGAAAGGACCTCATTCGGGATATATCTACCACCGAGTCCGCAACATGATCAAGGCATTGCCTAAAGAGCTAAAAAAGTATCGGCGTATGCCTGAATGCGCAGTGGCAGATTCGGTTTCAAATTCAATTCTGGAAAAGGCAACTCAACTTTCAACAATCATGGCTTCCGTGGAAAACTACACAGAGATCAAACAGGGTATGGACGAATGCTTCCCTTTGCACCAATTACTTCTTAAAGAAAGAAAAGGTACCAAAGCGATCATCCAAACACTTCCACACATAACATCGTTCAAAGGGAGGATG atcCATGATGCGTTCTACCGATTGAATCCTGTTGTTGCAAAGGATATAGATTTCACACCCATTCTATCCCAAGGGTTGCTTCTAGTTCCGAATAGCTTCAGGGAAGTTGAAGATG TTTATTTAAGAGGATTACTAAGAATTTTCTCAAGCTTGTCCAGAAAAGGAATAAACGAATCTGGCAATAAAGTCTGGGATTCCATAGAGCAACTCTATGCTGCACCTATAATCCAGTGGACACAG aacTTAAGTGAATATTTGGCACTGGCAGGGGAAGTACCGCACTTGATTTGTGAAGCCGAAATGTTTAAAATGGGTACATACAGTATCGCTATGGATGGCGTTATCGTCATGACGGACTCTTCATTCAGGAATATTGTTGATATATTCTTCAAAGCGTTCTCCGTCTTTGGGACACAGGTTCCAACACGTCTTCAGATGCTGGACGATTTATTATGTATACTTGTATACAAAACTAAAATCAGAGCTCACGAATAA